The genomic segment CACGTGCTGAAGGGCCGCGGCCCGAGCGGGAAGTGCTTCATCAACATCTGCTCCGATCAGCTGATCGAGAAACCGCGCAGCGAGGCGGCCACCGACGACCGCGGGAGATCCGGCCACAGCTGGCGGATCCCGTACAGCCTGACTCCCGGCCGAGCGGGCAGAGACGCCGCCGGGGCGCCGTGCGTGCTGTTCGACGCGGTGTTTCACCCGGACGCGCTGCTGATGGCGGAGAATAACGCGCGGTTCATGACGCTGATCCACCGCACGGCGACCGGCGGCATCCAGGACAACTTCCGCATCCGGCTGGAGCACGTGACGCGGCTGAAGATGATGAAGTATAAAGGAGAACCGCAACCCACCATGATCCGCAGGCCGAACCCGGGCCAGACAGAGGCTGCAGACCGCGGCCCACAGCAGACCACCGGCCCACAGCAGCCCACCGGCCCACAGCAGCCCACCGACCCACAGCAGCCAACTGACACACAGCAGCCCACCGACCCACAGCAGACCACCGGCCCACAGCAGACCACCGGCCCACAGCAGACCACCGGCCCACATCAGCCTACTGACCCACAGCAGACCACCGGCCCACAGCAGCCCACCGACCCACAGCAGCCCACCGGCCCACATCAGCCCACCGACCCACAGCAGACTACTGACCCACCCCCCACTGCCCCGCAGTACCGCCTGAAGTACCGCTCTGTGCTGGACCTGCAGGACTACCGCTGCTGCAGAGACTCGGGGTCTGCGGGCCGGCCCACCGCCATCATCATCGAGGTGGAGGTTCCCCGGCTGAGGAGCGCACAGGAGGCGGAGCTGCGGGTGGAGGAGCGGCGGCTGCTGCTGGAGGCCCCGACGGCGGAGTACAGGCTGGAGCTGCCGCTGGCCTACCCGGTGGAGGAGGAGCGGGCGGAGGCGCAGTTCAACCACACCCACAGACTGCTGACCGTCACCCTGCCGGTGCTGAAGAGGAggagggtggaggaggaggagaggagggCGGAGGAGGAGGAGAGTAGGAAAGGTGGAGACGAAGATGGAGAGCTTCACCCAGACTGTGGTCCTGACCCACCAATGATGGAGCTGCAGactgaagacacacacactcctgctgcagacacacacactcctgctgcagacacacacactcctgctgcagacacacacactcccGCTGCAGAAACTGGAGCTGGTCTCGGCAGCGGTGTGGCTCTGCTCTCCTCTTCTAATGTAGGtgctacacacacaaacacacacaccagatgTGTGAGcagatgtgctgcaggtgttcACTGATCCTCCTCCTCTTCTGCAGGTCATCAGTGTGTGTGGAGCAGATGTTCATCAGCAGCTGGAGGAGCCAGGAGACCCTTCAGCACACACTGACCCAGCAGACACTCACCCAGCAGACACTGACCCAGCAGACACTGACCCAGCACACACTGACCCAGCAGACACTGACCCAGCAGACACTGACCCAGCACACACTGACCCAGCACACACTGACCCAGAGATGGAGAGCCGCATTGCTGGTCTGCACCTCCAGAACACTCTGTGCTTCCAGTTGGACTGAGGAGGAAATCAGCAGAGggagggagtgtgtgtgtttgagtgagtgtgtgagtgagtgagtgagagagtgtgtgtgagtgtgtgtgtgagtgagtgagagagtgtgtgtgtgtgtgtgtgtgagtgagtgagtgtgtgtgtgtgagtgtgtgtgtgagtgtgagtgagtgagtgagagagtgtgagtgtgtgtgtgtgtactcttgTTGTCTTCTCTTTCGTTCAGAATGTTGTAACGGTAGCACGgaaacagtgtaaacagggcttgactgaaataaaacacacacacacacatgcaacagTGTGAGTTTGTAACACACACTACAACACAACACACCAGAGGAGTATGAGTCTGTAACGTCACACACACAGTGTGTTTAAAAGCGCGCGTGAGAGCGcatgttgctgtgtgtgtgctcAGTCTCGGAGatgagcagaacacacacatcTAAACTCGTGTTAGTGTGAGCGCATTAATGCTCAATCGTGTGTCAGAGCGCAGTGATTAACCCTCATTAATGtcataaacaaacgagttgagaaa from the Danio rerio strain Tuebingen ecotype United States chromosome 17, GRCz12tu, whole genome shotgun sequence genome contains:
- the dnaaf2 gene encoding protein kintoun, producing MDADRLAELQLTRAEMRRIGEALQDRRFRELLTEYVEEISSPENRRRYEEEIRRLEEERGAAVQFIHPTPHHVLKGRGPSGKCFINICSDQLIEKPRSEAATDDRGRSGHSWRIPYSLTPGRAGRDAAGAPCVLFDAVFHPDALLMAENNARFMTLIHRTATGGIQDNFRIRLEHVTRLKMMKYKGEPQPTMIRRPNPGQTEAADRGPQQTTGPQQPTGPQQPTDPQQPTDTQQPTDPQQTTGPQQTTGPQQTTGPHQPTDPQQTTGPQQPTDPQQPTGPHQPTDPQQTTDPPPTAPQYRLKYRSVLDLQDYRCCRDSGSAGRPTAIIIEVEVPRLRSAQEAELRVEERRLLLEAPTAEYRLELPLAYPVEEERAEAQFNHTHRLLTVTLPVLKRRRVEEEERRAEEEESRKGGDEDGELHPDCGPDPPMMELQTEDTHTPAADTHTPAADTHTPAADTHTPAAETGAGLGSGVALLSSSNVISVCGADVHQQLEEPGDPSAHTDPADTHPADTDPADTDPAHTDPADTDPADTDPAHTDPAHTDPEMESRIAGLHLQNTLCFQLD